A region of Sesamum indicum cultivar Zhongzhi No. 13 linkage group LG7, S_indicum_v1.0, whole genome shotgun sequence DNA encodes the following proteins:
- the LOC110012288 gene encoding uncharacterized protein LOC110012288: MDKIDNQEELVAITVVYGANEIADRRELWGSLENLTLQCVDIPWLVGGDFNTVRDMSEGEWYTWHNRSIGDRNLWKRLDRMLTNDTWTARFPTAYYSCLTPRTSDHSPMVIHEDRQQQFGHAIFGNVMFDVTRKLKALKPIFPEQWRKKGDLSHNVELAKGFLEKAQMGLVPTDRMGSSSWWNFGGERRQQVMDLQYLRPWARHILTEEEVAFIIAPFSEEDVKNATFDIAKDKASGPDGYSSGFYKATWLVIGKEVMKVVLDFFATGRILKQINSTILMLIPKVHSPMSVADYRQIFSCNVLYKIIAKLIVQMLSAVLDKIINPCQAAFVPGRSIGDNILLAQELFSEYKQARRPPRCSLKVDIRAYDTVEWDFLLSVLQLFGFLDMFNGWIEECVTTPSFSVGMNGKPHGFFPGARGMRQGDPLSPYLFVLVMEVLHMGFLQLIEQDMKFTFHWKCEASRVFQLGLNVEKSHLIISKSAQNVKDQLLAVLGFQEGHLPMRVMRDIEKRLRNFLWKGTENNGYPKVAWKEICKPKEEGNLGIQEIGILNRALMCKKLCQIIRCDRTSIWVEWLFHGRLRDTSIWTVPEHRGPWGWKKLLQLRTWIRSVVDYQVGDGTSFYLWKDPWHQLGPLIHRFP, from the exons ATGGACAAAATAGATAACCAAGAAGAACTTGTTGCTATAACCGTGGTGTATGGTGCTAATGAGATAGCAGACAGGAGGGAATTATGGGGATCTCTAGAAAACTTGACTTTGCAATGTGTTGATATACCGTGGCTGGTAGGAGGTGACTTCAACACAGTCAGAGACATGAGTGAG GGGGAATGGTATACTTGGCACAACAGGAGTATCGGAGACCGCAACCTGTGGAAAAGGCTAGATCGGATGCTTACTAATGATACCTGGACAGCTCGATTCCCGACGGCTTACTACTCTTGCCTCACTCCTCGTACGTCGGACCACTCCCCTATGGTGATACACGAGGATAGGCAGCAACAATTCGGG CATGCAATTTTTGGTAACGTTATGTTCGATGTTACTCGGAAACTTAAAGCGCTCAAGCCTATTTTTCCGGAACAATGGAGGAAAAAAGGGGATTTATCACATAATGTTGAATTGGCTAAGGGGTTCCTAGAGAAGGCACAAATGGGGTTAGTGCCAACAGACAGGATGGGCTCTTCCTCTTGGTGGAACTTTG GAGGAGAAAGGCGACAACAGGTGATGGATCTCCAGTATCTTAGACCGTGGGCAAGGCATATTTTGACGGAGGAGGAGGTTGCTTTTATTATTGCCCCTTTCTCGGAAGAGGATGTAAAAAATGCCACATTTGATATTGCCAAGGACAAAGCATCGGGACCGGATGGGTATTCTTCAGGCTTTTATAAAGCCACTTGGCTTGTGATTGGCAAGGAAGTTATGAAAGTAGTTCTGGATTTCTTTGCTACGGGGAGAATtcttaaacaaattaatagcACAATACTGATGCTTATCCCCAAGGTACACTCTCCCATGTCTGTAGCTGACTATCGACAAATTTTTTCCTGCAATGTActttataagattattgcaAAACTCATTGTCCAAATGTTGAGTGCGGTTTTGGACAAGATTATTAACCCATGCCAGGCTGCATTTGTCCCTGGACGGAGCATAGGGGACAATATTCTATTAGCACAGGAGCTATTCAGTGAATACAAACAAGCCCGACGTCCACCTAGGTGTTCATTAAAGGTTGATATTCGGGCGTACGACActgtggagtgggacttcctatTATCTGTTCTACAGTTATTTGGATTTCTGGATATGTTCAATggatggattgaggagtgtgtcacaACACCTTCTTTCTCGGTGGGGATGAATGGCAAGCCACATGGATTCTTCCCCGGGGCACGAGGAATGAGACAAGGTGATCCCCTCTCCCCATATCTCTTTGTACTAGTAATGGAGGTGCTGCATATGGGGTTCCTGCAACTTATAGAGCAGGATATGAAATTCACAttccattggaaatgtgaAGCATCCAGAGTCTTCCAGCTAGG ACTCAATGTAGAGAAGAGCCACCTCATTATATCAAAATCCGCCCAGAATGTGAAAGATCAGTTATTGGCAGTGCTGGGATTCCAAGAGGGTCAtctaccaatgag GGTTATGAGAGATATTGAAAAGCGGCTGCGAAATTTCTTATGGAAAGGTACCGAAAATAATGGATACCcgaaggtagcatggaaggaGATCTGTAAGCCAAAGGAGGAGGGGAATCTCGGAATTCAAGAAATTGGTATTCTCAATCGAGCACTTATGTGCAAAAAATTATGCCAAATCATTCGATGTGACCGGACTTCTATTTGGGTGGAATGGCTATTCCATGGACGATTACGAGACACATCCATTTGGACTGTCCCGGAACACCGGGGGCCATGGGGGTGGAAAAAGTTATTGCAGTTGCGGACTTGGATAAGATCAGTGGTGGATTACCAAGTTGGAGATGGGACGAGTTTCTACCTATGGAAGGACCCGTGGCACCAGCTAGGCCCTCTTATCCATAGATTCCCGTGA